From a region of the Novipirellula artificiosorum genome:
- a CDS encoding helix-turn-helix domain-containing protein: MPSLYLQDIDPDEFRRAIVSDVMRQLGSLLHESSEPRLVDGDRLAELLGVSRCSVDRLRADGKIPSVMIGRRRLYRPDAAIAALETRDEKREATKNG, encoded by the coding sequence ATGCCTAGTCTTTATTTGCAAGACATTGATCCCGATGAATTCCGCAGAGCGATCGTCTCCGACGTGATGCGACAATTGGGGAGCCTTCTGCACGAGTCATCCGAACCCCGCCTCGTCGACGGCGACCGGTTGGCGGAGTTGCTTGGGGTGTCTCGTTGCAGCGTGGACCGACTGCGAGCTGATGGCAAGATCCCATCCGTGATGATCGGTCGGCGTCGGCTGTACCGACCCGATGCTGCGATTGCTGCCCTGGAGACCAGGGACGAAAAAAGGGAGGCAACCAAAAATGGCTAA
- a CDS encoding ion transporter produces MNLRELVEANDTKVGRTFDLFIQALIVVSIVTFSLETLPGISFRQREILGIIETVCVLIFTAEYLARLFVADRKLQFATSFFGVIDLLAILPFYLSLGVDLRSIRAFRLLRLFRILKLARYSKAIRRFHHALLIAREEVVLFGFTALIVLYLAAVGIYYFENEAQPDAFASVFHSLWWAVATLTTVGYGDVYPITAGGRCFTFLVLLVGLGIVSVPAGLVSAALTKAREIEDQESVDSETR; encoded by the coding sequence ATGAACCTAAGAGAATTAGTCGAAGCGAATGACACAAAGGTTGGACGGACATTTGATCTGTTCATCCAGGCTCTTATCGTTGTCTCGATTGTTACGTTTTCACTGGAAACTCTCCCGGGGATCAGCTTCCGTCAAAGAGAGATCCTAGGCATCATCGAGACTGTTTGTGTTCTAATCTTTACTGCTGAGTATCTAGCCCGTCTTTTTGTCGCAGACCGGAAGCTGCAATTTGCAACGAGCTTTTTTGGCGTCATCGATTTGCTTGCAATTTTGCCGTTCTATTTGTCACTTGGGGTCGACCTTCGTTCGATACGAGCGTTCCGTTTGCTCAGACTGTTTCGGATTCTGAAGTTAGCTAGGTATAGCAAAGCAATCCGCCGCTTTCACCATGCGCTTCTCATAGCAAGAGAGGAAGTTGTTCTCTTTGGATTTACCGCATTGATCGTGCTGTACTTGGCTGCGGTCGGCATTTACTACTTTGAAAACGAAGCACAACCAGACGCGTTCGCCTCCGTTTTTCATTCTCTCTGGTGGGCTGTCGCAACACTAACCACTGTCGGATACGGCGACGTCTATCCAATTACAGCTGGAGGTCGATGCTTCACGTTCTTGGTGTTGCTCGTTGGGCTTGGCATAGTATCCGTTCCCGCCGGGTTAGTTTCTGCCGCGCTTACAAAAGCACGAGAGATTGAAGACCAGGAATCGGTTGATTCGGAAACTCGATAG
- a CDS encoding GumC domain-containing protein: MRTISVAIEQLYPKLGELERQYRDFRRDAPLVWNSDGKAINPHRERHLFLTQKRSETIEEFRRVELMLKQAEQLAEQAKSAVVTLPIIAKLLDFPIANVKVVEPSSTDPSIGKLLVEAIAERNRIAEELGEEDSQVVELDRRIELLETELKKIAKNQIDQAFANALKESSSQQVAAKDSTISASEVIATMLDAKKAESSMLKAYRAELEQNIESEKQASAKLAKLEQDDAGMQREIERNRELLNQLEEQMSLVEMQTEESQLRIVELTAPSVGHVTGWRKVGIATLLGLGVGSVLSLFLGLLSRGKSAAA; encoded by the coding sequence ATGCGCACGATCAGTGTCGCGATCGAGCAACTCTATCCAAAGCTTGGTGAACTAGAACGTCAATACCGTGACTTTCGGCGCGATGCTCCATTAGTGTGGAACAGCGACGGCAAAGCGATTAATCCGCATCGTGAGCGTCACTTGTTCTTGACCCAAAAGCGAAGTGAAACAATCGAGGAATTCCGCAGAGTGGAACTTATGTTGAAACAAGCGGAACAACTGGCTGAACAAGCCAAATCTGCGGTCGTTACACTTCCCATCATCGCGAAACTGTTGGATTTTCCAATAGCCAACGTAAAGGTTGTGGAACCCAGTTCGACGGATCCCTCGATTGGCAAACTATTGGTAGAAGCAATCGCGGAACGCAATCGAATCGCCGAGGAGTTGGGGGAAGAAGATTCACAAGTCGTCGAACTCGATCGACGTATTGAATTGCTTGAAACGGAACTCAAAAAGATCGCCAAGAACCAAATTGACCAAGCCTTTGCCAATGCCCTTAAAGAAAGTTCGTCCCAGCAAGTAGCCGCGAAAGATTCTACCATTTCCGCGTCAGAGGTCATTGCCACAATGCTCGATGCTAAAAAAGCGGAAAGCAGTATGCTGAAGGCCTATCGCGCTGAACTTGAACAAAACATTGAGTCTGAGAAACAGGCAAGTGCTAAACTCGCAAAGCTTGAGCAGGATGACGCAGGAATGCAGCGAGAAATAGAACGTAATCGCGAACTACTGAATCAGCTTGAGGAGCAAATGTCACTCGTCGAAATGCAGACGGAGGAAAGCCAATTGAGGATCGTCGAGCTGACAGCACCGTCTGTGGGCCACGTCACTGGCTGGCGTAAGGTCGGAATCGCTACGCTCTTAGGACTTGGGGTCGGCAGCGTGCTATCGCTGTTCTTGGGACTGCTCTCACGAGGAAAATCGGCTGCTGCATAG